The DNA window GAAGCCAAGGTAAATTGAAAGAATTACCACAAAAAAAGCTTTTCCAGCATCAAGGATGGCGACAGTGATGGCAGGCATCAAGCCAATCACATCATACGTATTCAAAGCGCCTGCTGTCTTATTGCCGTATCTCCTTATATCAATGCCTGCAAATGTTTTTGCTGCAAAGTAGCTTGGCGATACAGCTCCTATCAGGTATGACAGCACTATAAAGATTATTTCAGTCAGCATGGCGCAATAATAATAAAGGAAATATTTAAATACTTCTATTTTCAGCCATTTTTATATGAAAAAGGGTGGTTTTTTAGTCAAAATAACGAAAACCGCATTAATCCTCAGGGTAAAGCCAGAGGTATCTGCCATGCGGTTTTCGGGATTGAAAAATTTCACACTAAAGTGCGAGGTATTAAACCTGTGAAATTTTCAATAAAGAAAACGCTGTTTTTAGAGGTATTCAGAAAAATAAAGCCAGCGCCCTCTTTGTTTTTTTACATGCTCCTTTTTGACGCGATGTTTTTGCTGAGCATCTATTCCGCAAACAAGATTGTGGGTGTTTTTTCCGAAGGCAGGATCATACTTCCGATTTACGCCTTGGCATATATGCTGCTCTATTTTTTAATCTTCGCTGCGCTTTATTCATTTTTCAAATATTCCATTCTGCATTTTATAAAATCAATGTTTGAAAAATCTGACCTGAATTTTGGCAGATTTGGAAAATTTTATCTCATCAACATAATCATCTTTTTTGTTTTTGGCGCTATATTTTTCATTCTTTCCGCAATTATTCCTTTTCTAATCGTTGAAAGCTACCAGAAGCTTGTCTTAAGGATTGCGCTGATCTTATTCCTATTTTTCGCTTATTCTTTCCTGAACATATGCCATTCTTATTTTGCAAGCGGGAAAAATCCTGTTTCTGCCGCCCTTAGTTTTACATTCAAGAAAATTCCATCTTATATTCCTGTGTTTTTGGGCTCGGTTTTATTTTTATTAGCTTACTTCATAATTTATGCAATAATAGGCCTTATCATGAAATACACGCTTTTCTCAAAGCCTGTTCCGATGTCCTACAATACAATTTACAATGCAGCATTCTCAATAGTTACAATAGTTATCTTTTACCTAATAAACGCATTCAACAGGGTTTATTTCTATCTCATAGTTAAAAGCAAAAACAGAGGCGTGTAATGTTTTACAACAGCATTGATCCTGTTCTTTTCAGGCTCGGCAGCCTTGAGATAAGGTATTACGGCATCATCTATGCGCTCGGCTTTGTAATCGCTTATTTCATGATCTATCATCTTGCAAAAAAAGGAAAATTAAAATTAACCAAAGATGACGTTGCTGATTTCGTCTTTTACCTTCTTATCGGAACAGTAATAGGGGCAAGGGTTTTTTACGTTGTTTTTTACGATCCTGTTTATTTCATCAATAACCCATTGATGATTCCTGCTGTATGGCATGGCGGCCTAAGCTTTCACGGCGGATTAGTCGGAGCAATAATTGCAGGCCTTTTATTCTGCAGAAAGAAAAAAATAAGCTTCTACGAAATAGCAGACATTGCAGTTATTCCGCTTGCGCTTGGCTTGTTTTTAGGCAGAATCGCAAACTTCATCAATGGCGAACTTATCGGGAGAATAACAAATGTTCCGTGGTGCGTCAAATTCCAGAACTTTGAAGGCTGCAGGCATCCGTCGCAGATTTATGAGGCCATTAAAAATTTATTTATGTTTTCTGTGCTGTGGTTTGTTTATGATCTGAAAACAAAAGGAAAAAAGCTTCCAGCAGGATCCTTATTCTGGCTTTTTGTGATCATGTACTCGGTTTTAAGGTTCTTTATTGAATTCTTCAGAATGCCTGATGAGCAGCTCGGGTTTATTGCTTTTGGACTGACAATGGGGCAGATACTGAACATTGTTATGTTTTTAACTGCCCTGTTTTTTTTAATAAGGTTTAATTATAAGAAGAAAAGCCGTTGATGCGCATTCTTTCAACATCCCACGACCTGAATTCCTTCTTCGGGGGTTCTTCATCAGGCAATATGCCGCAGCACACATCTTCTATCCCCAGTACTCCTGTATATACCATTTCTTTTTTGAATATGTGGAATCTAATATTTGTCAGAATTAAAGGCACCGAATAATTGGCTTTCCCGTCATCAACATCTAAAATAACCCTGGTGCAGTTCTCTCTAAGCTTGTCAAAATCAATCAAAGGACGTATGCTGTAATACTCAAACACGCGCAGCAGTTCTTCATTAAATCTCTTTGTCCTTTCGGCAAATTGTTCTGACTTTTCTGCATTTACAAACTTTTTTATATGGTATTCGAGCTCTTTAAATGTTTTTAATTTCATTTTCAGAATTAAACATCAATCATCTCAATCTCAATGTTGAGGCCTTCAGGAATAGTAACACGCATAACCAGTCTTAAAGCTCTTTCGTCAATGCCAAGATCAATCAGCCTTTTGTGGATCCTCATCTCGTAATGATCCCACATTGCTGTGCCGCCGCCATCAGGGCCTTTTCTGGTGGTTAATCTGAGCTTTTTAGTAGGCAAAGGAATAGGGCCGCGCATATCGACTCCAGTTTTTTCAGCTATATCTTGTATGCTTTTGCACACTTCATTTATCTGCTCTATGCTTGTGCTTGCTAGTTTTATTCTTGCTTTCTGCATTTTGGTTTCCTTGTTTTGTTGCTGAAGTCGTTTGCCGCATGATGAGCTTCAGTTCACCATGTCCCTAATTAAAGGGAAAAAAGTTTTAGGCCTTTTTGACCAGATCGATACACATGCCGGCAGCGACTGTTGCTCCTGAATCACGCACAGCAAACCTTGACATATGCGGAATGTCTTTCTGCCTTTCAATAACCAACGGCACAACAGGCTTGACTTGTATAATTGCAGCATCTCCGTTTTTGATAAAATCAGGATTTTCCTGCAATGTCTCACCAGTTGCCGGGTTAAGCTTTTTCTTTATAGCTATTATTTGGCATGCTGTTTGCGAAGTGTGAATGTGGAACACTGGCGTGTAGCCCACTGTTACAACAGTCGGATGGTTCAATACAACAATCTGCGCTGTAAACTCTGTTACAACAGTTGGCGGACTGTCAACATGGCCAAGAACATCGCCTCTTGTAATATCATTCTTGCCAATGCCTCTGACGTTAAATCCGATATTGTCTCCTGGCTCAGCCTGCTGCATCTGCTCATGGTGCATTTCTATGGTTTTTACTTCTCCCTGCACGCCTTTTCCTTCTCTGCCAGGCATGAATATAACCTTATCGCCAACTTTCATAATTCCTGTTTCAACTCTGCCAACCGGCACAACTCCGATTCCTGTGATGTTGTAAACATCCTGAACTGGAAGCCTTAATGGCAATTGTGTTGGTTTTTCAGGAGGATTTAGATTATCAATTGACTCCATTAATGTCGGTCCTTTATACCAGGGCATATTTGCTGACTTGTTCACAATATTTTCGCCAGGATAAGCTGCTGTTGCAAGGAACTGTATTTTGCTAGGATCATAGCCTACACTTTTCAGCAAGGCGCTTACTTCGTCCTTGACTTGGGTCCATCTTTTTTCATCATACTTTGCCATGTCCATTTTGTTAATAGAAATTATCAGCTGATTGACACCCAATGTTCTTGCCAGGAAAACGTGCTCTTTTGTCTGTGCTTGAACGCCGTCTCCTGGGTTGGCGCTTACAACTAAGACGCCGGCA is part of the Candidatus Woesearchaeota archaeon genome and encodes:
- a CDS encoding glycerol-3-phosphate acyltransferase — protein: MLTEIIFIVLSYLIGAVSPSYFAAKTFAGIDIRRYGNKTAGALNTYDVIGLMPAITVAILDAGKAFFVVILSIYLGFNIYYIFLIGLAAIAGNIFPFYLDFEGGHGLATTAGVVLASLLLFGKERASYVAILIAAFILLYIITRNVIKRVKG
- the lgt gene encoding prolipoprotein diacylglyceryl transferase: MFYNSIDPVLFRLGSLEIRYYGIIYALGFVIAYFMIYHLAKKGKLKLTKDDVADFVFYLLIGTVIGARVFYVVFYDPVYFINNPLMIPAVWHGGLSFHGGLVGAIIAGLLFCRKKKISFYEIADIAVIPLALGLFLGRIANFINGELIGRITNVPWCVKFQNFEGCRHPSQIYEAIKNLFMFSVLWFVYDLKTKGKKLPAGSLFWLFVIMYSVLRFFIEFFRMPDEQLGFIAFGLTMGQILNIVMFLTALFFLIRFNYKKKSR
- the rpsJ gene encoding 30S ribosomal protein S10; this translates as MQKARIKLASTSIEQINEVCKSIQDIAEKTGVDMRGPIPLPTKKLRLTTRKGPDGGGTAMWDHYEMRIHKRLIDLGIDERALRLVMRVTIPEGLNIEIEMIDV
- the tuf gene encoding translation elongation factor EF-1 subunit alpha codes for the protein MAKEKTHINLVFIGHVDHGKSTTVGRLLYDSKHIDEATLRKLKERAKEVGKPGFEFAFVMDNLKEEQERGVTIDLSHQRFNTPKYYFTIIDAPGHKDFIKNMITGAAQADAGVLVVSANPGDGVQAQTKEHVFLARTLGVNQLIISINKMDMAKYDEKRWTQVKDEVSALLKSVGYDPSKIQFLATAAYPGENIVNKSANMPWYKGPTLMESIDNLNPPEKPTQLPLRLPVQDVYNITGIGVVPVGRVETGIMKVGDKVIFMPGREGKGVQGEVKTIEMHHEQMQQAEPGDNIGFNVRGIGKNDITRGDVLGHVDSPPTVVTEFTAQIVVLNHPTVVTVGYTPVFHIHTSQTACQIIAIKKKLNPATGETLQENPDFIKNGDAAIIQVKPVVPLVIERQKDIPHMSRFAVRDSGATVAAGMCIDLVKKA